From Streptomyces sp. TLI_235, a single genomic window includes:
- a CDS encoding DNA-binding SARP family transcriptional activator, with translation MSRQAVALTYQLLGPVRVFDDRAELNAGPAKQRAVLAMLLAAEGRPLSRREIVDGVWGCAAPATAPHLVATYVARLRKAVDPGRAHGTGPSVLLSHGDGYALPTPPEHLDIALFQRARQAARSRHGAGDLAGCTAELERALAFWRGGALEGVPGPHAERLRGRLEEARLSTREQRFAVLLERGRHHETLPELSALAAAHPCRERLRALLMLALYRADRRAEALAAFQDTWRTLVEEDGIEPGAELRTLRRRILDDDPALRPAAAAAPPRRLPAVSRLPPDTPDFTGRRHELAALSRLAARPGAKAAGGRIVAAVAAPAVAVLTGPSGIGKTALAVHAARRLAHRYPDGRLHVHLRGSSDRPAAPGDVLAGLLEDLGVPRGRIPADTERRTALYRTTTAGRRLLLVLDDAADARQVEPLLPASADCLVLVTGRSRPDGADARTVLRLDALDRGEARELLRQVVGAERVDGETVSVDGILDRCAGHPLALRVAAAGAWPVATTPPTAGRLRDAACRSGEPLADGPAVAVLRAGYEGLADAGAAAAFRLLSELAVPDFGAATAAAALDLPENVAEARLEALADAHLLEVSRPPDGAHRRFRYHDLLRVLGRSLTGPDERQAELTAMLGRLTRAHLADVRAAGPLLRPADGAGDDQGPNTGLGVGFDGAEEAVHRLAAERETVVGAALQAAALGAVPAAALAELTGRFGVFLRRRGHWQDWEELALAGVRLARDGTAPDLAAEAAGRLELGTLAAARRRHDEATRELLASISLFGLGGDTAGQARAYSGLGLVYLERGLHGPATACLARALAVHRAAGRPVDAATALDRLAVLHVRRGDLESAERCCTESMAIHAANGTTESGSAAVNVLGLVRGRQRRHAEAVACQRRSRELARARGDLHREARALLDLAAEHRAAGERGEAVACAEEGLALRRRLGDPQGAAAAWTELAVALEAAGHPDRATVCRRNAAAELAGHEPAEHEPAGSAPPDEPRAGL, from the coding sequence GTGAGCCGGCAGGCCGTGGCGCTGACCTACCAACTGCTTGGCCCTGTCCGCGTGTTCGACGACCGCGCGGAGCTGAACGCCGGCCCGGCCAAGCAGCGGGCGGTGCTGGCCATGCTGCTCGCCGCCGAGGGCCGCCCCCTCTCCCGCCGTGAGATCGTGGACGGCGTGTGGGGCTGCGCCGCTCCCGCCACCGCGCCGCACCTGGTCGCCACCTACGTGGCCCGGCTGCGCAAGGCCGTCGACCCCGGCCGGGCGCACGGCACCGGCCCGTCCGTCCTGCTCTCGCACGGTGACGGCTACGCGCTGCCGACACCGCCCGAACACCTGGACATCGCCCTGTTCCAGCGGGCCCGGCAGGCCGCCCGGAGCCGCCACGGGGCCGGCGATCTCGCGGGCTGCACGGCCGAGTTGGAGCGAGCGCTGGCGTTCTGGCGGGGCGGCGCGCTGGAGGGCGTCCCCGGCCCGCACGCCGAGCGGCTGCGGGGCCGGCTGGAGGAGGCCCGCCTGTCCACCCGGGAGCAGCGGTTCGCCGTTCTGCTGGAGCGCGGGCGGCACCACGAGACCTTGCCCGAGCTGTCCGCCCTCGCCGCGGCCCACCCGTGCCGCGAGCGGCTCCGCGCCCTGCTGATGCTCGCGCTGTACCGCGCCGACCGCCGGGCGGAGGCCCTCGCCGCCTTCCAGGACACCTGGCGGACCCTGGTGGAGGAGGACGGGATCGAGCCCGGCGCCGAGCTGCGCACCCTGCGGCGGCGCATCCTGGACGACGACCCGGCGCTCCGCCCGGCCGCGGCCGCCGCCCCGCCCCGGCGGCTCCCGGCCGTCTCCCGACTCCCGCCGGACACACCGGACTTCACCGGCCGGCGACACGAACTCGCCGCCCTGTCCCGGCTCGCCGCCCGACCGGGTGCCAAGGCGGCGGGCGGCCGCATCGTGGCTGCCGTCGCCGCACCTGCCGTCGCCGTGCTCACCGGCCCGAGCGGCATCGGCAAGACGGCGCTCGCGGTGCACGCCGCCCGCCGGCTCGCCCACCGCTACCCCGACGGCCGGCTCCACGTGCACCTGCGGGGCAGTAGCGACCGCCCCGCCGCACCCGGCGACGTCCTGGCCGGCCTGCTGGAGGACCTGGGTGTCCCCCGCGGCCGGATCCCCGCCGACACCGAACGCCGCACCGCGCTCTACCGCACCACCACCGCCGGCCGCCGACTGCTGCTCGTGCTCGACGACGCCGCGGACGCCCGCCAGGTGGAGCCCCTTCTCCCGGCCTCCGCCGACTGCCTCGTCCTGGTCACCGGCCGCTCCCGGCCGGACGGTGCGGACGCCCGGACGGTGCTGCGCCTCGACGCCCTCGACCGCGGTGAGGCACGGGAGTTGCTGCGGCAGGTGGTCGGCGCGGAGCGGGTCGACGGCGAGACCGTGAGCGTCGACGGGATCCTCGACCGGTGCGCCGGCCATCCGCTCGCGCTCCGGGTGGCGGCGGCCGGGGCATGGCCCGTCGCCACCACCCCGCCGACGGCCGGCCGGCTGCGCGACGCGGCATGCCGATCCGGTGAACCCCTGGCGGACGGGCCGGCGGTGGCCGTCCTCCGAGCCGGCTACGAGGGCCTCGCCGACGCCGGGGCGGCCGCCGCGTTCCGGCTGCTGAGCGAACTGGCCGTCCCCGACTTCGGTGCCGCCACCGCGGCCGCCGCCCTGGACCTCCCCGAGAATGTCGCCGAGGCGCGGCTGGAGGCGCTCGCCGACGCCCACCTCCTGGAGGTCTCCCGGCCGCCGGACGGCGCGCACCGCCGCTTCCGCTACCACGACCTGTTACGAGTGCTCGGCCGTAGCCTCACCGGCCCGGACGAGCGGCAGGCCGAGCTCACCGCCATGCTCGGTCGCCTCACCCGGGCCCATCTCGCCGACGTCCGCGCCGCCGGTCCGCTGCTCCGGCCCGCCGACGGTGCGGGCGACGACCAGGGGCCGAACACCGGCCTGGGCGTGGGCTTCGACGGCGCCGAGGAGGCCGTGCACCGGCTGGCGGCCGAGCGTGAGACGGTGGTGGGTGCCGCCCTCCAGGCCGCGGCGCTCGGCGCGGTCCCGGCGGCCGCGCTCGCCGAACTCACCGGCCGGTTCGGGGTGTTCCTGCGGCGGCGCGGGCACTGGCAGGACTGGGAGGAGCTCGCCCTCGCCGGCGTCCGGCTGGCCCGTGACGGCACGGCCCCGGACCTCGCGGCCGAGGCGGCCGGCCGGCTGGAGCTCGGCACGCTGGCGGCGGCCCGGCGCCGGCACGACGAGGCGACGCGCGAACTCCTCGCATCGATCAGCCTGTTCGGGCTCGGCGGCGACACCGCGGGGCAGGCCCGCGCCTACAGCGGCCTCGGCCTGGTCTACCTCGAACGCGGTCTGCACGGCCCGGCGACCGCCTGCCTGGCCCGGGCCCTGGCCGTCCACCGGGCCGCCGGCCGGCCGGTGGACGCGGCGACCGCGCTGGACAGGCTCGCCGTACTGCACGTGCGGCGCGGCGACCTGGAGTCGGCCGAGCGGTGCTGCACGGAGAGCATGGCGATCCACGCGGCCAACGGCACGACGGAGTCGGGATCCGCCGCGGTCAACGTCCTCGGCCTGGTCCGCGGCCGGCAGCGGCGGCACGCCGAGGCGGTGGCGTGCCAGCGGCGCAGCCGCGAACTCGCCCGCGCCCGGGGCGACCTGCACCGCGAGGCGCGGGCCCTGCTCGACCTCGCCGCCGAGCACCGTGCGGCCGGCGAGCGCGGCGAGGCCGTCGCGTGCGCGGAGGAAGGCCTCGCCCTGCGCCGACGCCTCGGCGATCCCCAGGGCGCCGCGGCCGCCTGGACCGAGCTCGCCGTAGCCCTGGAGGCCGCCGGCCACCCGGACCGCGCCACCGTCTGCCGCCGGAACGCCGCCGCCGAACTCGCCGGGCACGAACCCGCGGAGCACGAACCCGCCGGGTCCGCACCACCCGACGAGCCCCGCGCCGGCCTCTGA
- a CDS encoding parallel beta helix pectate lyase-like protein, with the protein MPMRRTHYLAGGLAALVASLGAVPPAQAAGSMRTVFPGESIQQAVDAAAPGSTVQLMAGTYHESVLINRSDITLRGVGPSTVLVPDPAQTGNACATAGHGICVTGTNEQKVDNVRIGSLTVSGYRMNGIDASNTDHLRIVAVGAFHNGYQGISQEKSIRATLLGNEAADNAQAGIFLANSVAHEGGAIDTQGTVIRSNRLSGNRIGVVVRRARSLTVDANDISGNCGGVFVVGDEGSPKPGALTVSRNHVHENNKYCPPNPRLAFIQGTGILFTGAEDSVVTGNQVEGNRGDSPMSGGVVLFPSMTGTPNNRITVSGNVLADNGPSDLADRDKGTGNTFTRNTCGVSEPAGRC; encoded by the coding sequence ATGCCCATGCGACGGACCCACTATCTCGCCGGCGGCCTCGCCGCCCTGGTCGCGAGCCTGGGGGCGGTCCCGCCCGCCCAGGCCGCAGGCTCGATGCGCACCGTCTTCCCCGGCGAGTCCATCCAGCAGGCGGTCGACGCGGCCGCCCCCGGCAGCACCGTCCAGCTGATGGCCGGCACCTACCACGAGAGCGTGCTGATCAACCGCTCGGACATCACCCTGCGCGGGGTCGGTCCGTCGACCGTCCTCGTGCCGGACCCGGCGCAGACCGGCAACGCCTGCGCCACGGCGGGCCACGGCATCTGCGTGACCGGCACGAACGAGCAGAAGGTGGACAACGTCCGCATCGGCTCGCTCACCGTGTCCGGCTACCGGATGAACGGCATCGACGCCTCCAACACCGACCACCTGCGGATCGTCGCCGTCGGCGCCTTCCACAACGGCTACCAGGGCATCAGCCAGGAGAAGTCGATCCGGGCCACGCTGCTCGGCAACGAGGCCGCCGACAACGCGCAGGCGGGCATCTTCCTGGCCAACTCGGTCGCCCACGAGGGCGGTGCCATCGACACCCAGGGCACCGTGATCCGCAGCAACCGGCTGTCCGGCAACCGGATCGGCGTGGTCGTCCGGCGCGCCCGGTCGCTGACGGTGGACGCCAACGACATCAGCGGCAACTGCGGCGGTGTCTTCGTGGTCGGCGACGAGGGCTCGCCCAAGCCGGGCGCGCTCACCGTCAGCCGCAACCACGTCCACGAGAACAACAAGTACTGCCCGCCGAACCCGCGGCTGGCCTTCATCCAGGGCACCGGCATCCTCTTCACCGGAGCGGAGGACTCCGTGGTGACGGGCAACCAGGTGGAGGGCAACCGCGGCGACTCGCCGATGTCCGGCGGCGTCGTGCTGTTCCCCAGCATGACCGGCACCCCGAACAACCGGATCACCGTCAGCGGCAACGTCCTGGCCGACAACGGCCCCTCGGACCTCGCCGACCGCGACAAGGGCACCGGCAACACCTTCACCCGCAACACCTGCGGTGTCTCCGAGCCGGCCGGCCGCTGCTGA
- a CDS encoding O-methyltransferase: MSASTQSPSPPAAMRLRELVFGAACAAAIRAAASLGVADALGDSPTPVRDLAAQLKVEPKPLRRLMRALASYGIFTETDNDRFAHTDMSRMLREDAPNSLRYISLWCTEPWTWQAWPRLDEAVRSGRNIFPEMFGKEFFQYLHDDAGESAKVFDKAMSSSSRQSAADLVAFMDDLGDVSTVVDIGGGQGLALAGLLEKHPHLHGTLLDLPQVVADADPRLRPGGSLADRARLVPGDCRVDIPVKADLYLIKNILEWDDESTRRTLANVVRAAHPGARVVVVENLVDDSPSMRFTTAMDLLLLLNVGGAKHTQESMLSLMSEAGLRVDEVRPVNPYLHAFESVVEG; encoded by the coding sequence ATGTCCGCCAGCACCCAGTCCCCGTCCCCGCCCGCGGCGATGCGCCTGCGCGAGCTCGTCTTCGGCGCGGCCTGTGCCGCGGCGATCCGGGCCGCGGCCTCGCTCGGTGTCGCCGACGCGCTCGGCGACAGCCCGACCCCCGTCCGCGACCTGGCCGCGCAGCTGAAGGTGGAGCCGAAGCCGCTGCGCCGACTGATGCGCGCGCTCGCCAGCTACGGGATCTTCACCGAGACGGACAACGACCGCTTCGCGCACACCGACATGTCCCGGATGCTGCGCGAGGACGCCCCCAACAGCCTGCGCTACATCTCCCTCTGGTGCACCGAGCCGTGGACGTGGCAGGCCTGGCCCCGCCTGGACGAGGCCGTCCGCTCCGGCCGGAACATCTTCCCCGAGATGTTCGGCAAGGAGTTCTTCCAGTACCTGCACGACGACGCCGGCGAGTCGGCGAAGGTCTTCGACAAGGCGATGAGCAGCTCCAGCCGGCAGTCCGCTGCCGACCTGGTGGCCTTCATGGACGACCTCGGCGACGTCTCCACCGTGGTCGACATCGGCGGCGGCCAGGGCCTCGCGCTGGCCGGCCTGCTGGAGAAGCACCCGCACCTGCACGGCACGCTGCTCGACCTGCCGCAGGTGGTCGCGGACGCCGATCCGCGGCTGCGGCCGGGCGGCTCGCTGGCCGACCGGGCCCGTCTGGTGCCCGGTGACTGCCGGGTGGACATCCCGGTGAAGGCCGATCTCTACCTGATCAAGAACATCCTGGAGTGGGACGACGAGTCCACCCGCCGCACCCTGGCCAACGTGGTGCGCGCGGCCCACCCGGGCGCCCGGGTGGTGGTGGTCGAGAACCTGGTCGACGACAGCCCCTCGATGCGCTTCACCACCGCGATGGACCTGCTGCTGCTGCTCAACGTCGGCGGCGCCAAGCACACGCAGGAGAGCATGCTGTCGCTGATGTCCGAGGCCGGCCTGCGGGTCGACGAGGTCCGCCCGGTCAACCCCTACCTGCACGCCTTCGAGAGCGTCGTCGAGGGCTGA
- a CDS encoding cyclase → MTDTYRSLIVARMRPGSSDDIAGIFADSDRGDLPHLIGVTGRSLFQFGDLYMHLIEADRPPGPSVAQHVKHPDFRLVSERLTAHVQAYDPATWREPKDAMAREFYRWERPSG, encoded by the coding sequence ATGACCGACACCTACCGCTCGCTCATCGTCGCCCGGATGCGCCCGGGCTCCAGCGACGACATCGCGGGCATCTTCGCGGACTCCGACCGCGGCGATCTGCCGCACCTGATCGGGGTCACCGGCCGCAGCCTCTTCCAGTTCGGCGACCTGTACATGCACCTCATCGAGGCGGACCGGCCGCCCGGCCCGTCGGTCGCCCAGCACGTGAAGCACCCCGATTTCCGCCTCGTCAGCGAGCGGCTCACCGCGCACGTCCAGGCCTACGACCCGGCCACCTGGCGGGAGCCGAAGGACGCGATGGCGCGCGAGTTCTACCGCTGGGAGCGGCCCTCGGGCTGA